The following coding sequences are from one Pseudomonas mendocina window:
- a CDS encoding tape measure protein: MADVELRLVADVDNAVKGIGGLSKEYQGLVNQFAKPLRQVNAFRELESSLEGTERQTRAARDRVRELGDELARTAEPSKQLTGQYRDAVSELRRLERAEGTAQQRLAARRRELQGAGVDTRNLAAEQRRLSQEMQKALGDGQADQQLRAAQQSLGVGEIERTQRELLQLRSEYRLVTADGNLSAKQRAEAEANYRRSVGQTLASLRQLRAASAPGPGRAEVQAALQAEARAAAEAAEQTKRLDAQRALGVGKIQETQQALVRLRSQYREVMADGGLSAKERSEAEANYHRRVQQTLAQLRALRAATREQELQARAAAASEAQRHVAAREGIRAQSAALAQLAREQRVAGLEAARQNLGVNRYRELQGEIVRVRNQYQLLRTSGKLTVQELAVAQRSMTSRVRETQRALREMNAEQRRASGISQLGGGIGGAIGAVGAGYAAVSTITHVSRTADAYNLMNARLRLATTSQEEFNVAQRELSRIAQATEAPVQSLVTLYGRISRPLREAGRSQEDILRLTEAVSTSFRVSGATAQEAENGVIQFAQALGAGALRGEEFNSVAEQAPRLMQALADGIGVPVGALKEMAAQGQLTAQVVTDALTGQLETLRKEAETLPDTVGGAMTKLGDKWRAGLGQADVQPLINSINQLGETLSDPQVINNLVSLASALTALAGGTVGATSDFVDLGKQIAFTVAKSQGFVTELEAIDNELAAIDKSLDNSWSPGDLLTDLFFSEDELKAKRAALVALRASIVEEQTGLNDEMQFLSEVAQAAAESVRNKELASHTKYISDLDTLRKSQIKAAEDGAKKLVAAEKKALGDLQKVRDDRLKIEQRYQEALNGLGSGGEDSYSAAQNLKIGARNSLANGDVEGAQRQAQAALKMLQDLAQAGENTYGFGGFIKELQAIELAANDLEESNAEDKLADIRYQMQALKEQANELKDMPVSVKTDEATLEQVRTAIETLVAQLSQKEVVIPVRYAHPDGPIIKELSVPQFAGGGVARGPGTGTSDSILARISNGEGIINARAVQHYGAGLIHQLNALRVPKFATGGVMGNVPVPSIPSLAPALQEQLAGGGREFLGDMNIVLPGGQIMQVSVPTSQAENLKLLRLQFGRTHK, translated from the coding sequence ATGGCTGATGTTGAGCTGCGGCTGGTTGCGGATGTCGATAATGCCGTCAAGGGTATCGGCGGGCTGAGCAAGGAATATCAAGGCCTGGTCAATCAGTTTGCCAAACCGCTGCGCCAGGTGAATGCTTTCCGTGAGCTGGAAAGCAGCCTGGAAGGTACGGAGCGGCAAACCCGTGCAGCACGTGACCGCGTGCGTGAGTTGGGTGACGAGCTGGCCCGCACAGCAGAACCTAGCAAGCAACTTACTGGGCAGTACCGCGACGCAGTCAGTGAGCTGCGCCGACTGGAGCGTGCGGAAGGCACGGCCCAACAGCGGCTCGCTGCCCGTCGCAGGGAGTTGCAGGGTGCTGGCGTTGATACGCGCAACCTGGCAGCAGAGCAGCGGCGCTTGAGCCAGGAGATGCAGAAGGCTCTTGGAGACGGGCAGGCAGATCAGCAATTACGGGCCGCGCAACAGAGCTTGGGTGTAGGCGAAATCGAGCGGACGCAACGCGAGTTGTTGCAACTGCGTAGCGAGTACCGGCTGGTAACTGCTGACGGTAACCTCTCGGCCAAGCAGCGCGCCGAGGCTGAGGCTAACTATCGGCGCAGTGTGGGCCAGACGCTCGCTTCTTTGAGGCAGCTACGTGCTGCCAGCGCACCTGGGCCTGGGCGTGCTGAGGTTCAGGCGGCACTACAGGCAGAGGCTCGCGCCGCCGCTGAAGCTGCAGAGCAAACAAAGCGACTGGATGCGCAGCGGGCGCTCGGTGTAGGCAAGATTCAGGAGACGCAGCAGGCGCTGGTGAGGCTGAGAAGCCAATACCGCGAAGTGATGGCAGACGGCGGGCTTTCTGCCAAAGAGCGCTCAGAAGCCGAGGCCAACTATCATCGCCGGGTACAGCAGACCTTGGCGCAGCTGCGCGCGTTGCGTGCTGCGACCCGGGAGCAAGAGCTGCAGGCCCGTGCTGCTGCGGCATCAGAGGCTCAGCGCCATGTTGCGGCGCGTGAGGGTATCCGGGCTCAGTCTGCTGCATTGGCTCAGTTGGCGCGCGAGCAGCGTGTGGCTGGCCTTGAGGCAGCCCGGCAGAACCTGGGGGTTAATCGCTACCGCGAACTGCAGGGTGAAATCGTCCGGGTGCGCAACCAGTACCAGCTGCTGCGTACCTCCGGCAAGTTGACTGTGCAGGAGTTGGCCGTTGCCCAGCGCTCGATGACATCGCGAGTGCGTGAAACCCAGCGCGCTTTGCGTGAAATGAATGCCGAGCAGCGCCGGGCCAGTGGCATTTCCCAGTTGGGTGGCGGGATTGGCGGGGCGATTGGCGCAGTCGGGGCGGGCTATGCGGCTGTTTCCACTATTACGCATGTTTCGCGCACGGCAGATGCTTACAACCTGATGAATGCGCGATTGCGCTTGGCGACTACCAGTCAGGAAGAATTCAACGTCGCACAGCGCGAGTTGAGCCGGATTGCGCAGGCGACAGAGGCACCAGTCCAGTCGCTGGTTACGCTCTACGGCCGCATCAGTCGACCCTTGCGTGAGGCTGGCCGCAGTCAGGAGGATATCCTGCGGCTTACCGAGGCTGTGTCTACGTCGTTTCGGGTGTCTGGTGCCACGGCTCAGGAGGCTGAGAACGGCGTTATCCAGTTTGCCCAGGCGCTCGGCGCCGGTGCGCTGCGTGGTGAAGAGTTCAACTCTGTTGCCGAACAGGCCCCGCGCCTGATGCAGGCTCTGGCTGACGGAATAGGCGTGCCAGTTGGCGCGCTGAAAGAGATGGCAGCGCAGGGCCAGTTGACTGCCCAGGTGGTAACTGACGCCCTGACTGGCCAGCTTGAAACCCTCCGCAAGGAAGCAGAGACGCTGCCGGATACCGTTGGCGGCGCTATGACGAAACTGGGCGATAAGTGGCGTGCAGGGCTTGGCCAGGCCGATGTTCAGCCGCTGATCAATAGCATCAACCAGCTCGGTGAAACTCTCAGTGACCCGCAGGTGATCAATAACCTGGTGAGCCTTGCTTCTGCGCTTACCGCTTTGGCGGGCGGTACGGTTGGCGCCACCAGCGACTTTGTCGATCTGGGTAAGCAAATAGCGTTCACCGTCGCCAAGTCGCAGGGATTTGTGACCGAGCTTGAGGCCATCGATAACGAGCTGGCTGCGATTGATAAGTCGCTTGATAACTCCTGGTCTCCAGGCGACCTGCTCACCGATCTCTTTTTCTCCGAAGATGAGTTGAAGGCTAAGCGGGCAGCCCTAGTAGCTCTGAGGGCTAGCATTGTCGAAGAGCAAACTGGCCTGAACGACGAGATGCAATTCCTCTCCGAAGTTGCTCAGGCTGCTGCTGAGTCCGTCCGCAATAAGGAGCTGGCGAGCCACACCAAGTACATCAGCGACCTCGACACGCTGCGGAAAAGCCAAATCAAGGCCGCCGAGGATGGCGCCAAGAAGCTGGTGGCTGCTGAGAAAAAGGCGCTGGGCGACTTGCAGAAGGTGCGTGATGACCGTCTGAAGATCGAGCAGCGTTATCAGGAGGCCCTGAACGGCTTGGGTAGCGGTGGCGAGGACAGCTACAGCGCTGCGCAGAACCTGAAGATAGGCGCCCGCAATTCGCTGGCCAACGGTGATGTGGAGGGGGCGCAACGCCAGGCGCAGGCCGCACTGAAGATGTTGCAGGATCTGGCCCAGGCAGGTGAGAACACCTACGGCTTTGGTGGGTTCATCAAAGAGTTGCAGGCCATCGAGCTTGCTGCCAACGATCTGGAAGAGAGCAACGCCGAGGACAAGCTGGCCGACATTCGCTACCAGATGCAGGCGCTGAAGGAGCAGGCGAATGAACTCAAGGACATGCCCGTGTCGGTGAAAACCGATGAGGCAACCCTTGAGCAGGTGCGCACTGCTATTGAAACGCTGGTCGCTCAACTGAGCCAGAAAGAGGTGGTAATTCCGGTGCGGTATGCGCATCCGGATGGCCCGATCATCAAAGAGCTGTCGGTTCCGCAGTTCGCGGGCGGCGGTGTGGCTCGTGGGCCAGGAACGGGTACCAGCGACAGCATCTTGGCTCGGATCTCGAACGGCGAGGGCATCATCAATGCTCGGGCGGTACAGCACTACGGTGCCGGACTCATCCACCAGTTGAATGCTCTGCGTGTTCCGAAGTTCGCGACGGGTGGGGTTATGGGGAATGTGCCGGTGCCTTCCATCCCATCGCTGGCCCCAGCCCTGCAGGAGCAGTTGGCCGGCGGAGGTCGGGAGTTTCTGGGTGACATGAACATCGTGTTGCCTGGTGGGCAAATCATGCAGGTGTCCGTGCCAACCAGCCAGGCGGAAAACCTCAAGTTGCTTCGGCTGCAGTTCGGCAGAACTCACAAATAA
- a CDS encoding phage tail assembly protein → MSESTVGKSVIKALSDGRRVCCMELTVGQVRGLLEAQAGNNLVDELLLEEVRLVDLPSFTGLKPEELEQMLPSDLELLVEGCKEANPSFFRMLAKVASLRSAA, encoded by the coding sequence ATGAGTGAAAGCACTGTTGGAAAGTCGGTGATCAAAGCCCTGAGCGATGGCCGCCGAGTGTGCTGCATGGAGCTGACCGTGGGTCAGGTGCGTGGCCTGCTCGAGGCTCAGGCCGGCAATAACTTGGTTGACGAGCTCTTGCTCGAGGAAGTTCGCCTGGTTGATTTGCCGTCCTTCACCGGCCTGAAACCGGAGGAACTGGAGCAGATGCTACCCAGTGACTTGGAGCTCTTGGTGGAAGGCTGCAAGGAGGCCAACCCCAGTTTTTTTCGCATGTTGGCCAAGGTGGCCAGCCTTCGCAGTGCAGCCTGA